The Polaribacter sp. KT25b genome contains the following window.
TTTAGCTTCAGAATATTGAACTTCATTTACAAAGTTCTCTGCTAAATTCTCGTTTACAATTCCATCCGAAGCAGCAAAAAAGGCTAATATATGTTTTATAAAATAACGCTCATCATCTGTTAATTTACTTGTCCAGTCTACAATATCTGCATGTAAATCAATTTCTTCTGCTGTCCAAAAACAAGCTTGTTGTTTCTTATACCATTCCCATAAATCATCATGTTGAATAGGAAAAATTACAAAGCGATTGTCATTTGGTTGTAAGATAGGTTCTATAAAAGACATTTATTATTGAGATTTGAGAATTAATATAAAGTATAAATCGCTAAAAACGACTCGTACAAAGATGTAGTTTTTTGTCCCAAAATGAAAGCCATACTTATTCACAAAACCCTTGAAGTTTTTAACAAAATGATTATTTTTTAATTTTTTGACGATTTTTATTATACTTTTCAAAAAACTGTATATCAAATATTTAAAAATAAAAAAACGCTCAAGCCCCTAATTTTACTGACATTCTTTTTTTAAGTTTTATTCTAAAGAAAAATTAATATAAACATTACATCATTTTATCAAAAAAACAATAAATGGACACTTAAAATATGTATATTTGTGTATTATTAACATTTATTATTTATCAAAGTGAAAAAAGGAACAATTAAATTCTTCAACGAATCTAAAGGATTTGGATTTGTAATTGAAGATGGATCAAAAACTGAGTATTTTTTACACGTATCAGGCTTAATCGACGAAGTTAGAGAAGGCGATGTAGTAGAATTTGATCTTAAAGAAGGTAGAAAAGGTTTAAATGCAGTAGACGTTAGAGTTATCTAAGCGTATAACTTAAATTTTTTACAGAAAAAAGATCGTCTAAATTAGTTTTAGACGATTTTTTTTTGCCGTATTTTTGCGAAAACTTTATAAATAATGAAAAATAAGTTTCCACAAATTGTTCAAATAGCTCTTATTTCTGTCTATATAATTTTCTTAGCTGGTTCTGTTGTAAGAATGACTGGATCTGGAATGGGTTGCCCAGATTGGCCTAAATGTTTTGGATATTATATTCCGCCAACTTCTGAAGAACAAATTACTTGGAAACCAAATTCTGATTTTAAAAAAGGAATGATTATTATTAAAGACGAAGCTTTATTTGTAGCAGAACATGATTTAAAAACTGAAGCAAACTTTAATAAAAAAAATTGGGCTAAATACACAAAACACGATTATAATAAATTTAATAAATATCATTCTTGGACAGAATATATAAACAGATTATCATCGGTTTTATCTGGTTTTGTATTCTTATTTTTAATTATTGCCGCCTTTAAATTTAGAAAAGAAGACAAAAGAATTCCGTTATTGGCATTTACCGCTTTTTTCTTGATGTTAGTTGAAGCTGTTTTAGGTAAAATAGTTGTAGACACTAACTTAAAACCAAGTATCATAACAATACACATGGTTATTGGCTTGGTAATTATTGCCCTTTTATTACAATTAAAATTTATAGTTTCTGACAATAAAAAGAAACACAACTACAACTCGTTATTTAGTAAATTATTGATTGTTTCTGTAATTTTCTCTTTAATTCAAATTGCAATGGGAACACAAGTAAGACAATTTATAGACGAACAAATAAAACTATTTGGTTTTGAAAATAAGGATTACAGCTTGATGAATCCTAGTTTTAAATTCTATTTTCATAGATCTTTTACAATTGCAATTGTACTTGTAAACTTCGGATTATTTTACATCAATCAAATTAAAAACTTAGGTTACAAATTGGTAAATTGGATTGTTTTCTTAATTTTTATAGAAACGATTACAGGAATTTTAATGTATTATGCAGAATTCCCACTAGGAACACAAGCAATACATTTATTGTCTGGCGCAATTTTATTTGGATTGCAATTTTATTTATGGATTCAAAGTAGAAAAACAGTTGCAGTTAGCAGTTAGCAGTTAGCAGTTAGCAGTTAGCAGTTAGCAGTTAGCAGTTAGCAGTTAGCAGTTAGCAGTTAGCAGTTAGCAGTTAGCAGTTAGCAGTTAGCAGTTAGCAGTTAGCAGTTAGCAAAAATAAAAAGTCATTGACAGAAAAAAGTTCTCGATACAAAATTCTTGAAAAAATAATTTCACTCGAACTGACTTGCCCCTCTTTTAAAACGCGGCAACTCTAAAACTCTAAAACTCATTTACGGATGTGCATTTACCCAAATTTCACCATCAGAAAAATGTTCTTTTTTCCAGATAGGAACGGTTTCTTTTAAAGTGTCAATTGCAAATTCACAGGCTAAAAAAGCAGCTTTTCTATGTTTTGAAGAAACTGTTATTATTACAGGAATATCACCAATTTGCAACATTCCTTCTGCATGATGAATGGCTATTTTTTTGATATCAAACTTTGATAAAGTTTCATTAGCAATTTTTTGCATTTCTTTAATTGCCATTGGCTTATAAGTAGAAAAATCTAGTTGCGTAACTTCTTTTCCTTGCGTATCATTTCTTACTGTGCCAATAAATGCAGAAATTCCGCCACAAGAAGCATCTTCTACAAAATTGTAACATTCTTGTAAATCTAGTTTTTCTGCCGTAATTTTAATTGAAGTTCTTTGCATACATCAACAAAAATAGGAAAACAAAATTGTATTTTTGCAATTAAATGAAACGTCTTTACAAAGGTTTTAAAAGCAAATAATCTACTTATTAATTGATAGATTGCTTCGTAATCTCGCAATGACAAAAAATAAATACATGAAAAATATCTTTAGAGTTGTTAGTCTTTTAGAGGGAATCTCTTTTTTATTATTAATGAGTTTAGGCTTGTATTACAAATATGTTTTAAACGATCCAAGTTTTGTAAAAATGTTTGGAATGCCTCATGGAATTTTATTTATGCTCTATATTGTTTTAGCAATTATGCTTAAAAAAGAAATGAATTGGAACAACAAAGATTTAGGCATCGTTTTACTTTGTTCTATGCTTCCTTTTGGTACTTTTTATATGGATTATAAGTATTTGCAGAAATAGTTACTGACGATTATCCATAATTAAAAAATGACAGTTTTCCCAGTTACAGCATCTACAATTTCAGCAAAAGAATTGGGTGAATTTGCAAAAGAAAAATACGACCTAAATAATAATTACGATTGTAAATTATTTAGAACAGGAATAAATCACACTTATTTTCTTTCGGATAATGAGACTAAATATGCTTTGAGAGTTTATAGCCATAATTGGAGATCAAAATCTGAAATTATTGAAGAAATAAAACTTTTAAACTTATTAAGTGACAATAATTTAGGTGTTTCCTTTCCTATTAAAGATACAAAAGGAGAATTTATTCAAGAAATAAATGCACCAGAAGGACTTCGTTATGTTGTTCTTTTCTCATTTGCTGAAGGAGAAAAAATGAGATTCATGAACAATGATACTTGTTTTGAAATCGGTTTATGCATGGCTAAAATTCATAATATTACAGCAAACAAAACAATTAAGAGAACAAAATACAATTCTGAATTACTTTTAAAAAAATCTTATAATCAATTAACACAATTTTTTGCAGAGGATTTATCCGAAATGAAATATTTAAAAGAACTTGGCTCTGAAATTTCTAAAACCTTTGAAGAAATTAACGAATCAAAAATTCAAAAAGGAATTGTTCATCTTGATATTTGGTATGATAATTTAGCCGTTAATAGCAATAACGAAATCACAATATTTGACTTTGATAATTGCGGAAATGGATTATTGATTTTTGATATTGGTTATTTCTGTAAACAACTATTTTTCATAGAATCAGACAAAAAACAATACGAATCTAAAGTTAAAAGTTTTTTAAACGGTTATCAAAAAATAAGAAAACTTACAGCCGAAGAAATTAAATTAATTCCAGAATCTGGAGCGTCTATTTTTGCTTTTTACCTTGGCGTACAAGCACAAAGATTTGATTGGTCTAATATATTCTTGACTGAAAACTATCTAAAAATGTTTGTTGGAAGAATAAAATCTTGGATGAATTATTATAAAGCAAAAGAAATAACTACTACCAACACGTAAAAATTAATTACTATTTTAGTACTTAATCGAAGTCTGAATCTTCTGTAAAAAATAAAAGTCAAGATTTTTAACCGCCACTTACAGGCGGAATTACCGCAACAACATCACCGTTTTTAAGAATTAAATTATCTGTTGCATATTCTTCATTTACAGCAATTGCGTACGAATTAATATTTTCTAATTGAGAATACGCTTTCTTTAAAACTAATTTAAAATCTTTTACTGATGTATTTTCTGTAACATCAATTTGTAATTCTGATGCGCCAACAAGATCTGTTGTAATTCCGAAAAAAAGTGTTTTTATATTCATTATATACAAAGATAAAATATTAGTTTGACATATTTAAACTGAATAAAAATCCGTCATTTTTAATTCCTGCATTAAAAGACTTCACATAATCAACTCTTAAAAAACGCCATTTACCAAAACCAATATTATCTAAACCTACAGAATATTCTGTATACGGATTTTTATCAGCCATAATTAAACTTTTTGCGCCACCAATTAAATGAAAATTCAGTTTATTTATTAACGGAATTTTACCTAAAAGAGCACCTTTAAAATTGTGAGATATATGTGCTTCTGCATATTTATCGTTTGTATAAAACTTGTAATATTCTAACAAACCAAAATTATTTAATTGATCGCTTAAATTATATTTTAATTGATTTCCATTAACCTGTAAATTATCCATAAAAGCAATATTTTTCTTTTCTAAAAACACACCTGCTCTAATATTATAAGCTAGTTTCCCATAATTACCAGCGTTAATATTATGTCTTAAATTAGCTACAAATAAATCAGAATTAAAATCAGCATTTGGTGCGCCAAAAGTTTTTCTATAATTAACACTTAAGGTTGGATATTTCTCATTTCCGATATTAAATTTTCGATCTGGATAAGACAAATATTTCTGACCAAAAACAAAAGTTGCACCTACATTTAAAGTTGCAATTTTATGTTCTGTAAACCCTGCATTTACAAAATCTGTAGCATCTAAAGGATTGTTAGAAGTATAAGGTTCGTTTAATCTTTGACGCGCAAAAGAATAATTACTGGTATTAAAAAGCGGTTTTCGATTTGCATATTCTAAAGAAGTAGAAAGGTAAATTCCGTTTTTAATTTCTTCTGAATATTGAATTTTCGAAAATTCTTTTTCGTAAATTTTTAAGTAATTTTCTCTATAAATTAAAGAACGAATCATATTATCTAACTTCGAAATTGGTTTTCTATCGTTAAATTGAGATGTTGTTACACCGCCAGAAATAGTTAATCTTGGTCTTGATAAATTGTTCCATTTTTTAGCAAAAAAGAAAGTTGGTCTTGCTATTTCTTCGGATAAACCATAATTAACTTTTGCGCCAATACTCCACCATTTTCCAGTTTCATTTAGACTTTTAAAATAACGTATTCCAACAGAAGAGTTTAATCCTTGGACTGTATTAAAATTAAAATCACTAATTATTCCATCAAAAGATAAAGACCATTTTTCGTAAGAATTTCGATACGTATAACCCATAATTGGAGAAAGAAAACTAAATTTATTTTCCTTTTTATTTATAGAATCTAAATACACTTTAGATTTTCGCACAATTTTAAGACTGTCTTTTATCGAATAATCATTTACTTCTTCTGATGTTAAAGGCACAGGTCTTAAATTATTCCAATACGTTGTGTCTTTTTCTGTAGCTTCTTTCTCGAACGTTAAAACTTCGTTAGTAAACGTTTTTTCTGTAAAATTAGGCGTAAAATTATAGTTAGAAAAAGCAGAAGAAAAACGACCATCTAGCTTAAATCCAAAAGCATTAAACTTAAAATCTATACTCTGACTAATTAAAACCCAAGCATCATTTTCATCAGAATAATTATAGTTCTGTTTTAGTTTTAAAACATCAACCATTGGTATATTTATTTGAGCTCCAGTAACAGCAACATCTGCGCCATACAAAGCCCAATCATTTTCTACAATATACAAAGAACCGCTAAAAACACGATCATTTTTACGCTTAGGAATGATGTTTATTTTATTGATAAGTTTCCCGTTTTTATCATAAAAAGTTCCTTCTAATCTATAATTATAATAACTAAATGCATTTGTAGAAATTGGCGAAATTAAATCATTACCAAACTCTACACTATTTTCATAAAAGTTAATATTTGCATCTTCTGCCCTATTAAAACTAATACCATTATCTCGCCCACTAACTTTAGATGCAATAATATTTTCTTTAAAATCTTTAGGCTTTTTCCTAAATTTAATATCAGAAACTGTTTCAGAAAGATAAATAATTCCGCTTCTTGTAGAATCTAAACCACCACCAAAATCGCCCAAAGACTGACCTAAAAATTTCTCTGGGGCATCTTTAATCCTATACAAACCTCGCGAGTAAAAATTGGCCGTGTATTGTGCAAATTTATCGGTATTTTTATCTTTATTAGCAATTACATTTCTAATAATTCCATTTGCCGGATTGTCTTTTGTAGAAATTAAAATCCCTGTCAATTCTACATTTTCTTCATTTAGAATCACATTTAACTCAAAAGGAAAAGAAGCAATATCTACTTCCTTTTTTAATGTTTTATAGCCTAAAAACTGAAAAACAACTGTATGTTTTCCTTTCTTTTTAAGCTCTAAAATATAATCGCCATTATCATTAGAAGTTGTTCCTGTAACTGTTTTATCTAAATAAACACTTACAAAAGATAATGGATTGTTATTAATGTCGGTAATTTTCCCTTTTACTTGTGCAATAAATACTGATGAAATAAAAAGAAAAAATAGAAAAGTAGTTTTTTTCATAGGTAGATTTTTATTAAAAACACAAACATAAAGTTTATGTTTTAAAAAAAAAGTTAAACCAGTTATAATAATATCACAAAATAAAAAATGATAAAACTTAAAAAACCATCGATTTACATAGAAATAACAACCACTTAAAAGATTAAAAAGTTACTTAACTCTTTAACTGAAATGCATATATTTGTAAGTTATAAATAAGCAAACAATTATCTTATGAGCGATTCTAGAAAAAGACACGAGGCTTTATTATACCACGCGAAACCAAAACCAGGTAAAATTGAAATTGTACCTACTAAAAAATACGCAACTCAACATGATTTAGGACTAGCTTATTCTCCTGGAGTTGCAGAACCTTGTTTAGAAATTGAAAAAAATAAAAATAACGCATACAAATACACTTCTAAAGGAAACTTAGTAGCTGTAATTTCTAACGGAACTGCTGTTTTAGGTTTAGGTAATATTGGTCCAGACGCTTCTAAACCAGTTATGGAAGGAAAAGCTTTGTTATTTAAAATATTTGCTGATATTGATGTTTTTGATATTGAAGTAGATGCTACTGATGTTGATAAATTTGTAGAAACTGTAAAAGCGATTGCCCCTACTTTTGGCGGAATAAACTTAGAAGATATTAAAGCTCCAGAAGCTTTTGAAATAGAAAGAAGGTTAAAAGAGGAATTAGACATTCCGGTAATGCATGATGACCAGCATGGAACCGCAATAATATCTGCTGCTGCATTAAAAAACGCTATAGAAATTACAAAAAAAGACATTTCTAAAACAAAAATTGTAGTTAATGGAGCTGGAGCTGCAGCTATTTCTTGTACACGATTATATGTAAAACTTGGTGCAAGATTAGAAAATATTGTAATGTGCGATAGCAAAGGTGTCATCAGAAAAGATAGAGATAATTTAACTTCTCAAAAAGCAGAATTTGCAACAGATCTAGATTTACACACACTTGATGACGCGATGCAAAATGCAGATGTCTTTATCGGTTTATCTAAAGGGAACGTAGTTTCTCCAACAATGTTATTATCAATGGCTAAAGATCCTATTGTTTTTGCAATGGCAAACCCTGTTGCAGAAATAGAATACGATTTAGCAATTGCCACTAGAAAAGATATTATTATGGCTACTGGTAGATCAGATCATCCTAACCAAGTTAATAATGTACTTGGATTTCCGTTTATTTTTAGAGGTGCTTTAGATGTAAGAGCTACTAAGATTAATGAAGAAATGAAAATGGCTGCTGTTCATGCTTTAGCAGATTTAGCCAAAAGATCTGTACCAGAAAAAGTAAATATTGTTTATGATGAAGTAAACCTTTCTTTTGGTAGAGAATATATTATTCCTAAACCATTTGACCCTAGATTAATTTACGAAATTCCACCAGCAATTGCAAAAGCTGCTATGGATTCTGGAGTTGCACTTGAACCAATTACAGATTGGGAAAATTACAGAGAAGAATTAATGGAACGCTCTGGATCTGGAAGCAAAGAAATTAGAATGATTCATAATCGAGCTAAAAGCAATATTAAACGAATTGTTTTTGCAGAAGCAGATCATTTAGATGTTTTAAAAGCTGCACAAAGAGTGCATGAAGAAAAACTTGGAAAAGTTATTTTATTAGGTAGAAAAAAGTTGATTCTAGAGCTAAAAGAAGAAATTGGTTTTACTGCTGATGTACCAATTTTTGATCCAAAAACAGATGAAGAAGAAGAACGAAGACAGAGTTTTGGAGAAGTTTATTGGAAAAATAGACAGCGTAAAGGAAGAACTTTATCCGAAGCAATAAAATTAATGAGAGAGCG
Protein-coding sequences here:
- a CDS encoding cold-shock protein, yielding MKKGTIKFFNESKGFGFVIEDGSKTEYFLHVSGLIDEVREGDVVEFDLKEGRKGLNAVDVRVI
- a CDS encoding heme A synthase, translating into MKNKFPQIVQIALISVYIIFLAGSVVRMTGSGMGCPDWPKCFGYYIPPTSEEQITWKPNSDFKKGMIIIKDEALFVAEHDLKTEANFNKKNWAKYTKHDYNKFNKYHSWTEYINRLSSVLSGFVFLFLIIAAFKFRKEDKRIPLLAFTAFFLMLVEAVLGKIVVDTNLKPSIITIHMVIGLVIIALLLQLKFIVSDNKKKHNYNSLFSKLLIVSVIFSLIQIAMGTQVRQFIDEQIKLFGFENKDYSLMNPSFKFYFHRSFTIAIVLVNFGLFYINQIKNLGYKLVNWIVFLIFIETITGILMYYAEFPLGTQAIHLLSGAILFGLQFYLWIQSRKTVAVSS
- a CDS encoding molybdenum cofactor biosynthesis protein MoaE; translation: MQRTSIKITAEKLDLQECYNFVEDASCGGISAFIGTVRNDTQGKEVTQLDFSTYKPMAIKEMQKIANETLSKFDIKKIAIHHAEGMLQIGDIPVIITVSSKHRKAAFLACEFAIDTLKETVPIWKKEHFSDGEIWVNAHP
- a CDS encoding DUF3817 domain-containing protein; its protein translation is MKNIFRVVSLLEGISFLLLMSLGLYYKYVLNDPSFVKMFGMPHGILFMLYIVLAIMLKKEMNWNNKDLGIVLLCSMLPFGTFYMDYKYLQK
- a CDS encoding phosphotransferase produces the protein MTVFPVTASTISAKELGEFAKEKYDLNNNYDCKLFRTGINHTYFLSDNETKYALRVYSHNWRSKSEIIEEIKLLNLLSDNNLGVSFPIKDTKGEFIQEINAPEGLRYVVLFSFAEGEKMRFMNNDTCFEIGLCMAKIHNITANKTIKRTKYNSELLLKKSYNQLTQFFAEDLSEMKYLKELGSEISKTFEEINESKIQKGIVHLDIWYDNLAVNSNNEITIFDFDNCGNGLLIFDIGYFCKQLFFIESDKKQYESKVKSFLNGYQKIRKLTAEEIKLIPESGASIFAFYLGVQAQRFDWSNIFLTENYLKMFVGRIKSWMNYYKAKEITTTNT
- the moaD gene encoding molybdopterin converting factor subunit 1, with product MNIKTLFFGITTDLVGASELQIDVTENTSVKDFKLVLKKAYSQLENINSYAIAVNEEYATDNLILKNGDVVAVIPPVSGG
- a CDS encoding DUF5686 and carboxypeptidase regulatory-like domain-containing protein: MKKTTFLFFLFISSVFIAQVKGKITDINNNPLSFVSVYLDKTVTGTTSNDNGDYILELKKKGKHTVVFQFLGYKTLKKEVDIASFPFELNVILNEENVELTGILISTKDNPANGIIRNVIANKDKNTDKFAQYTANFYSRGLYRIKDAPEKFLGQSLGDFGGGLDSTRSGIIYLSETVSDIKFRKKPKDFKENIIASKVSGRDNGISFNRAEDANINFYENSVEFGNDLISPISTNAFSYYNYRLEGTFYDKNGKLINKINIIPKRKNDRVFSGSLYIVENDWALYGADVAVTGAQINIPMVDVLKLKQNYNYSDENDAWVLISQSIDFKFNAFGFKLDGRFSSAFSNYNFTPNFTEKTFTNEVLTFEKEATEKDTTYWNNLRPVPLTSEEVNDYSIKDSLKIVRKSKVYLDSINKKENKFSFLSPIMGYTYRNSYEKWSLSFDGIISDFNFNTVQGLNSSVGIRYFKSLNETGKWWSIGAKVNYGLSEEIARPTFFFAKKWNNLSRPRLTISGGVTTSQFNDRKPISKLDNMIRSLIYRENYLKIYEKEFSKIQYSEEIKNGIYLSTSLEYANRKPLFNTSNYSFARQRLNEPYTSNNPLDATDFVNAGFTEHKIATLNVGATFVFGQKYLSYPDRKFNIGNEKYPTLSVNYRKTFGAPNADFNSDLFVANLRHNINAGNYGKLAYNIRAGVFLEKKNIAFMDNLQVNGNQLKYNLSDQLNNFGLLEYYKFYTNDKYAEAHISHNFKGALLGKIPLINKLNFHLIGGAKSLIMADKNPYTEYSVGLDNIGFGKWRFLRVDYVKSFNAGIKNDGFLFSLNMSN
- a CDS encoding NADP-dependent malic enzyme, with protein sequence MSDSRKRHEALLYHAKPKPGKIEIVPTKKYATQHDLGLAYSPGVAEPCLEIEKNKNNAYKYTSKGNLVAVISNGTAVLGLGNIGPDASKPVMEGKALLFKIFADIDVFDIEVDATDVDKFVETVKAIAPTFGGINLEDIKAPEAFEIERRLKEELDIPVMHDDQHGTAIISAAALKNAIEITKKDISKTKIVVNGAGAAAISCTRLYVKLGARLENIVMCDSKGVIRKDRDNLTSQKAEFATDLDLHTLDDAMQNADVFIGLSKGNVVSPTMLLSMAKDPIVFAMANPVAEIEYDLAIATRKDIIMATGRSDHPNQVNNVLGFPFIFRGALDVRATKINEEMKMAAVHALADLAKRSVPEKVNIVYDEVNLSFGREYIIPKPFDPRLIYEIPPAIAKAAMDSGVALEPITDWENYREELMERSGSGSKEIRMIHNRAKSNIKRIVFAEADHLDVLKAAQRVHEEKLGKVILLGRKKLILELKEEIGFTADVPIFDPKTDEEEERRQSFGEVYWKNRQRKGRTLSEAIKLMRERNYFGAMLVNENEADALITGYSRPYPSVLRPILELIDKDKGVSKIAACNLMLTKQGPLFLADTTININPSAKDMIKTTQMTSNLVKMFGMKPNVAMLSFSNFGSSDTDTSKKIREAVAFMHKHFPDAIVDGELQADFALNPELLAKEFPFSKLNGKKVNVLIFPNLESANITYKLLKQVESAQSIGPMILGLSKAVHVLQLGSSVDEMVNMAALACVDAQQKQKSK